The genome window AGCAGCCACGGTACATAGTCGTGGCTGTGGAAGTGGTCGACGAGGGCGCCGGCCGCATACGGACCGACGACGCCTCCCCACATGTAGAAGAAGCTCATGGTGCCGCGGATGGTGCCGAAGCGGCGCCGCCCGAAATAGTCTCCCACCGCGGCCCATATGACCGGTATCGATGAGTCCAGCACGCTGAACAGCGTGGCGAACAGCAGCAACCCCCAGAGCGTCGTGCTCCACATCAGGACCAGGACCGCGATGAAGGAAAGCACCATGCACCAGGCCACCAGGCGCACCTTGTTGGTCTGGTCGGCAATCCATCCCATGATGAAGTGCGCCACGATGTTCATGCCGTTGAACCACGACAGAGGGAGCGCCGCGGCGAGAGGCGTCAGGCCCTTCCACTGCATCAGGGGTACGAAATGCACGATGACGGTGGTGTAGGCGGCGGTCCGGGTGGTCATCCACAGGACGAAGAGCCAGAAGACCGGGGTGCGCATGGCGCGGCCGGCGTCGTAGTCGGATTCGCCGCGGGTCTCCGTCCCGTCATTCTCCGACCCGTCCTCCCGCTCCCCGGGTGGCGGGGCGGAAGACGACGCCGTCTCCGAGGATATCTGCAGCCCCATGCTCTCGGGCGACCGGCGAATCCTCAGGGCCAGGGGCGCGGCCACGAATAGGAACACGCATCCCGCCGTGAACGCGGCCGTTCGCCAGCCCCAGAAGTGGACGGCCACGACCAGCAGGGCCGTGACGACGGTTCCGCCCACGGGCATGGCGGCGCTCAGGCAGGTCAGCGCACGCGCCCGATAACGCCGGAACCAGTTGACGGCCAGCACCGCGGGAGCGTGCACGAAGCCCGCCGTGAAGGTCAGGGAGATGACCCCGACGTAGATGATGAGGAAGCTCGCGTAGCTGTCGACGAAGGAAAAGAGGACGTACCCGATGCCGCACATCAGCGCCGCGGTCAGTATCACGGGCTTGGGGCCGAAGCGGTCGATGAGGTAGCCCGCCAGCGGACCCTCGATGGCGCCCTCGGCCCGGGCCAGGGAGAAGGCCAGCGAAGTGGCCGCGTGGGTGATGCCCAACTCTTTCTGGATGGGAAGGAAGTAGACCGTGAACCCGAAGCTGTGGAGTCCGCCGCCGATGGTGCGGACGAGGGCCGTCAGCCCGATCATCCGCCAGCCGTAGTAGAGGTCCGACAGCCGGCGGCGAAGACCCTTTGGAGAGATTCTGATCAATTGGAGTGGCGCCCTTCGACTCCGCTCGCCCTTCGACAAGCTCAGGACTCGCTACGCTCAGGGCGAACGAGAAATTCCTGCAACCGTTCGTCCTGAGCGTAGCTCCGCGCACGCGGAGCGAAGTCGAAGGGCGCCGTGCCTCGACGCCGG of Deltaproteobacteria bacterium contains these proteins:
- a CDS encoding MFS transporter — protein: MIRISPKGLRRRLSDLYYGWRMIGLTALVRTIGGGLHSFGFTVYFLPIQKELGITHAATSLAFSLARAEGAIEGPLAGYLIDRFGPKPVILTAALMCGIGYVLFSFVDSYASFLIIYVGVISLTFTAGFVHAPAVLAVNWFRRYRARALTCLSAAMPVGGTVVTALLVVAVHFWGWRTAAFTAGCVFLFVAAPLALRIRRSPESMGLQISSETASSSAPPPGEREDGSENDGTETRGESDYDAGRAMRTPVFWLFVLWMTTRTAAYTTVIVHFVPLMQWKGLTPLAAALPLSWFNGMNIVAHFIMGWIADQTNKVRLVAWCMVLSFIAVLVLMWSTTLWGLLLFATLFSVLDSSIPVIWAAVGDYFGRRRFGTIRGTMSFFYMWGGVVGPYAAGALVDHFHSHDYVPWLLLVLVGAAGITTALLIRPWTRGVGRHD